From one Malus sylvestris chromosome 1, drMalSylv7.2, whole genome shotgun sequence genomic stretch:
- the LOC126622728 gene encoding protein SUPPRESSOR OF PHYA-105 1-like — MDGMENFVDNMAANRVAVRNEKLKPKEVDPFHNVALEGQNLPESPVVSTMEGKDLSRCVTSSSGFEPRWSANGMGQVVEELKLKHYRKPDSASSQECWQDPDPAVARGFRSKNFRGDSTSLGNDQNLLRVRGELREMSPRVRSLKPLSSNHSEQEADKLSAYLRAEDSKIMSNNMLSIAKKRLKTQSTNSNSQLLVKEMSKGKTISKFPEPYGGFGSQVVGQNDLKPRYGSEVASDAELKANANNDRLSSHVQNQSGTKSISYGISLREWLKPGSHKVDVAERLLIFRQIVELVDFAHSQGVPLQDLRPSRFILLPSNEIKYTGGSAIREPISIVNRDLINKRQSEQDADADAERILGGTQTKMSEGNEDEYFIAGPKKFEYGELQFRMNSSYQNKLVAVQQGSTSAIVQLEEKWYTSPEEFSERGCTLSSNVYALGVLLFELLCLCDSWEVHSALMWDLHDRILPPNFLSQNPLGAGFCLWLLHPEPLSRPTTREILQSELMGGKQESASCDDFSKSADDFDAESEALLSFLSSLKDKKQGHASKLVEEIRRLEEDINKFGGRPLSGISSDASLAHKEFHSDREQGSVSNMIETQLMMNINQLGDAYASTRYQMRLKKTAPAARPDKEVLNNRDSWRHVRNGSQDSSTNQKSGDRLGAFFDGLPKFSRFSKFEVCGTLRNRDLLNSSNVICCLSFDRDEEYIATAGVSKKIKIFDFDALVDNSLDIHYPVVEMPHKSKLSCVCWNNYFKNYLASSDYDGVVQMWDATTGQGFSQYVEHQRRAWCVDFSQADPKKFASGSDDCTVKLWSTNEKKSTNTIWNAANVCCVQFSEYSSNLVVFGSADYKIYGYDLRNTRIPWCTLPGHGKAVSYVKFVDAETLVSASTDNTLKLWDLNQSTSTGSSPNACSLTFSGHTNEKNFVGLSVSDGYIACGSETNEVYSYYRSLPMPITSHKFGAIDPVSGSEVGDCSGQFVSSVCWRRKSNILVAANSSGTLKLLQMV, encoded by the exons ATGGATGGTATGGAGAATTTTGTCGATAACATGGCTGCAAATCGTGTAGCAGTAAGGAATGAAAAGCTCAAGCCAAAGGAGGTTGATCCTTTTCACAATGTAGCACTGGAGGGTCAAAATCTGCCTGAGTCGCCGGTGGTGTCCACAATGGAGGGCAAGGATTTGAGTAGATGTGTAACTTCTTCATCTGGATTTGAGCCCCGCTGGTCTGCAAATGGCATGGGGCAGGTGGTGGAAGAATTAAAATTGAAACATTATAGGAAACCAGACTCAGCTTCTAGTCAAGAATGTTGGCAAGATCCAGATCCGGCAGTAGCACGAGGTTTCAGAAGCAAGAATTTTCGCGGAGATTCTACGTCACTTGGCAATGATCAGAATCTGTTGAGAGTAAGAGGCGAGCTTAGAGAAATGTCTCCTCGTGTAAGGAGTCTGAAGCCATTGTCAAGCAATCACTCTGAGCAGGAGGCAGATAAACTGTCTGCGTATTTAAGGGCTGAGGACAGCAAGATTATGTCAAACAATATGCTTAGTATTGCCAAGAAGCGACTGAAGACCCAATCTACAAATAGCAATTCTCAGTTACTTGTAAAGGAAATGTCAAAGGGAAAAACAATCAGTAAATTTCCAGAACCTTATGGTGGCTTTGGTAGTCAGGTTGTAGGCCAGAATGATTTAAAGCCCCGTTATGGTTCTGAGGTAGCTAGTGATGCAGAGTTGAAAGCAAATGCCAACAATGATCGGCTTTCTTCACATGTGCAAAATCAGTCTGGCACAAAATCTATCAGTTACGGGATCAGCTTGAGAGAGTGGCTTAAACCTGGGAGTCACAAAGTTGATGTAGCTGAAAGGCTGCTCATATTTAGGCAGATTGTGGAGTTGGTTGATTTTGCACACTCTCAGGGTGTTCCCTTGCAAGACTTACGACCATCGCGCTTCATTTTGTTGCCATCAAATGAGATTAAATACACAGGTGGATCAGCCATCAGAGAACCAATCAGTATTGTGAACCGAGATTTGATTAACAAAAGGCAATCCGAGCAGGATGCAGATGCAGATGCTGAGCGTATTTTAGGTGGAACACAGACAAAAATGAGTGAAGGTAATGAGGACGAATATTTCATAGCTGGTCCAAAAAAATTTGAGTATGGTGAACTCCAGTTCCGAATGAATTCAAGCTACCAAAATAAATTGGTTGCAGTACAGCAAGGGTCAACTTCTGCAATTGTTCAGTTGGAAGAAAAATGGTATACCAGTCCGGAGGAGTTCAGTGAGAGAGGTTGCACACTTTCTTCAAATGTCTATGCCCTTGGGGTCCTTCTTTTTGAG TTGTTGTGTCTCTGTGACTCATGGGAGGTGCATTCCGCATTGATGTGGGATTTGCACGATCGGATTCTGCCACCaaattttctttctcaaaatcCACTCGGAGCTGGCTTTTGCTTATGGCTTCTACATCCTGAACCTTTGTCTCGTCCAACAACTAG AGAGATCCTGCAGTCTGAACTGATGGGTGGAAAACAAGAATCGGCTTCTTGTGACGATTTCTCAAAATCTGCTGATGATTTTGATGCAGAATCAGAGGCATTACTTAGTTTTCTCAGCTCATTAAAAGACAAGAAGCAAGGTCATGCCTCTAAGTTAGTTGAAGAAATAAGACGCTTAGAAGAAGatataaacaagtttggggGGAGGCCCTTATCAGGAATATCCTCAGATGCTTCCTTAGCACACAAGGAATTTCATAGTGACAGAGAACAGGGTTCAGTGTCAAATATGATTGAGACGCAATTGATGATGAATATCAACCAGTTAGGGGATGCTTACGCTTCCACAAGATACCAGATGAGGCTAAAGAAAACTGCTCCTGCAGCACGCCCTGATAAGGAGGTGTTAAACAATCGAGACAGTTGGCGTCATGTGCGAAATGGTAGTCAAGATTCAAGCACCAACCAGAAATCAGGTGATCGGCTTGGAGCCTTTTTTGACGGTTTACCCAAGTTTTCTCGCTTTAGCAAGTTTGAAGTATGTGGGACATTAAGAAACAGAGATCTTCTAAACTCTAGCAATGTGATTTGCTGTTTGAGTTTCGACCGTGATGAGGAGTACATTGCTACGGCTGGAGTATCAAAGAAAATCAAGATCTTTGATTTTGATGCGCTTGTAGACAattctttggatatccattatCCTGTAGTTGAAATGCCACACAAATCTAAGTTGAGCTGTGTTTGCTGGAACAACTATTTTAAGAACTATCTGGCTTCATCGGATTATGATGGAGTCGTACAG ATGTGGGATGCAACTACTGGTCAAGGATTTTCTCAGTATGTAGAGCACCAAAGGCGGGCTTGGTGTGTCGACTTCTCTCAAGCTGACCCAAAGAAGTTTGCTAGTGGAAGTGATGACTGTACAGTGAAACTCTGGAGCACTAATGAG aaaaaatcaacaaacacaATCTGGAACGCAGCTAATGTATGTTGTGTTCAGTTCTCTGAATACTCTTCCAATCTCGTGGTTTTTGGATCCGCTGATTACAAAATTTATGGCTATGATCTTCGGAATACTAGAATCCCTTGGTGCACTTTACCTGGTCATGGAAAAGCTGTTAGCTATGTAAAATTTGTAGATGCGGAAACCCTTGTTTCTGCATCTACAGACAACACTCTGAAGCTTTGGGATCTTAACCAATCTACCTCAACCGGATCGTCTCCCAATGCCTGCAGCTTAACATTTAGCGGTCACACTAATGAGAAG AATTTCGTGGGTTTATCTGTTTCAGATGGATACATAGCATGTGGATCAGAAACTAACGAG GTTTATAGTTATTACAGAAGTCTACCGATGCCCATCACTTCACATAAATTTGGAGCAATTGATCCTGTTTCTGGAAGTGAGGTTGGTGATTGCAGCGGGCAGTTTGTCTCGAGTGTCTGTTGGAGAAGAAAGTCTAACATACTTGTTGCTGCCAACTCAAGTGGAACTTTGAAATTATTGCAGATGGTGTGA
- the LOC126622736 gene encoding uncharacterized protein LOC126622736 produces the protein MEQFRKIGEDLGSLKALMVFQDNIQINQRQCLLLLDIFSSAYESIAEEMRHNLRFDEKHMKWRVLEQPLRELHRIFKEAEAYIRQCLETKDWWAKAITLYQNSDCVEFHIHNLLACMPIVIEAIDIAGEVSGWDQDEIQRKKTVFADKYKEDYRDWKLFKWRFGKQYLITQDFCNRFESASKEDRWTLLHKIREKKLSGSTKYGKRLIDLLFKSIDGSETQNLNGKLLPSSILVRSKDYQVRRRLGGGSQYKEILWLGESFASRHLIGEVETLLPEISSLSLLSHPNIVHFLCGFTDEEKKECFLIMELMSKDLCSYIKEICGPRKRLPFSLPAAIDLMLQIARGMEYLHSKKIYHGDLNPSNILVKARGISTEGYLQAKVSGFGLTSVKSPTQKSTSNQNGSLPLIWYAPEVLEEQEHGKSTEKKYAEKSDVYSFGMVCFELLTGKVPFEDSHLQGDKMSRNIRAGERPLFPFYSLRYVTNLTKKCWHSDPYQRPSFSSICRILRYIKRFLAMNPDYNSQLDPPVPMVDYCEIESVLLKKIPSWGTSEPSPISQIPFQMFVYRIAERERTSSSLKDTSESGSDGASICGDEIVVPADDSFPSTPERKSFSSPDSVKKKLPFLKKSSDVKANRLSGTPRGRSRPPQMTPCGRSVSLRLGSESQLMEMSPRIRRTKSGHVSDSELS, from the exons ATGGAGCAATTTCGAAAGATCGGGGAGGATTTAGGAAGTTTAAAGGCCTTAATGGTGTTCCAAGACAACATCCAAATCAATCAGCGGCAGTGCCTTCTGCTGCTCGATATCTTCAGCTCAGCGTACGAATCAATAGCGGAGGAGATGAGACATAATCTTCGGTTTGATGAGAAGCACATGAAATGGAGGGTTCTCGAGCAGCCGCTGAGAGAGCTCCACAGGATATTCAAAGAAGCAGAAGCTTACATTCGACAATGCTTGGAAACCAAGGATTGGTGGGCTAAGGCCATCACTCTCTATCAGAACTCCGATTGCGTTGAGTTTCACATCCATAACCTACTTGCCTGCATGCCAATCGTCATTGAAGCGATTGACATTGCTGGAGAAGTTTCAGGGTGGGATCAGGATGAGATACAGAGGAAGAAAACCGTGTTTGCGGATAAGTACAAAGAAGACTACAGAGATTGGAAACTTTTCAAGTGGAGGTTTGGGAAGCAGTATTTGATTACTCAAGACTTCTGCAATAGGTTTGAATCAGCAAGCAAAGAAGATAGATGGACTCTGCTGCATAAAATCCGCGAAAAGAAACTTTCGGGTTCAACAAAGTACGGGAAACGCCTCATAGATCTCCTTTTCAAAAGCATAGACGGATCAGAGACACAGAATTTGAATGGGAAGCTCTTACCTAGTTCAATCCTGGTGCGGTCTAAGGACTACCAGGTGAGGCGGCGACTTGGGGGTGGAAGTCAGTATAAGGAGATCCTATGGTTGGGTGAAAGCTTTGCCTCAAGACATTTAATTGGAGAAGTAGAAACCTTGTTGCCGGAGATTTCTTCGTTGTCATTGCTTTCCCACCCGAACATAGTGCACTTCCTTTGTGGGTTTACGGATGAGGAAAAGAAAGAGTGTTTTCTCATTATGGAACTCATGAGTAAAGACCTCTGCAGCTACATCAAAGAGATTTGTGGCCCGCGAAAACGTCTTCCATTTTCTCTTCCTGCTGCTATTGATCTGATGCTTCAAATTGCAAGAGGAATGGAATATCTCCACTCGAAGAAAATCTACCACGGAGATTTAAATCCTAGTAATATACTTGTTAAAGCAAGAGGCATCTCCACAGAAGGTTACTTACAAGCCAAGGTTTCAGGTTTCGGTTTAACTTCTGTCAAAAGCCCCACACAGAAAAGCACTTCAAATCAGAATGGGAGCCTACCTTTAATCTGGTATGCGCCGGAAGTTCTGGAAGagcaagaacatggaaaaagtACTGAGAAAAAGTACGCAGAAAAGTCCGATGTGTATAGCTTTGGGATGGTTTGCTTTGAGCTTCTGACAGGGAAAGTGCCCTTTGAGGACAGTCATCTCCAAGGGGACAAGATGAGCCGAAACATAAGGGCGGGGGAGAGGCCGCTGTTCCCATTCTACTCTCTTAGATATGTGACCAACCTCACAAAGAAATGTTGGCATAGTGATCCATACCAACGGCCAAGCTTCTCGTCCATCTGCAGGATTCTTCGCTATATCAAACGGTTCCTTGCAATGAATCCTGATTACAACAGCCAGCTAGACCCACCGGTTCCTATGGTAGATTACTGTGAGATTGAGTCAGTGCTTCTGAAAAAGATTCCTTCTTGGGGGACTTCTGAACCATCACCAATATCACAAATCCCATTCCAAATGTTCGTTTATAGGAtcgcagagagagaaagaacatCTTCAAGCCTGAAGGATACTTCAGAATCGGGAAGTGACGGAGCTTCAATCTGTGGGGATGAAATTGTGGTCCCTGCAGATGATTCGTTCCCATCAACACCTGAAAGGAAGAGTTTCTCTTCGCCTGATAGCGTGAAAAAGAAACTTCCATTCTTGAAGAAATCATCAGATGTGAAAGCCAACAGACTATCAG GAACACCAAGAGGACGGTCCAGACCTCCACAGATGACCCCTTGTGGCCGCAGTGTTAGTCTGAGATTGGGTTCAGAAAGCCAGCTGATGGAAATGAGTCCAAGAATACGGAGAACTAAATCCGGACATGTCTCAGATTCAGAGCTCTCCTAG
- the LOC126587167 gene encoding arabinogalactan protein 20-like: MALCFGFSKAFFRVVLVSAIVLFALLSPSAAATPKPSAAAATPSSAPSPTAAAPAPGPSSDGTSIDQGIAYMLMLVALVLTYLIHPMDASSSYNFF; encoded by the exons ATGGCGCTTTGCTTCGGATTTTCTAAAGCATTTTTTAGAGTTGTTCTAGTCTCTGCAATTGTCTTGTTCGCCCTTCTATCCCCATCTGCTGCTGCCACGCCCAAGCCCTCAGCTGCTGCTGCAACTCCTTCCTCCGCCCCTTCTCCCACCGCCGCCGCCCCTGCCCCTGGCCCTTCCAGTGATG GAACTTCAATAGACCAAGGGATTGCATATATGCTGATGCTAGTGGCTCTGGTGCTGACATATCTCATTCATCCTATGGACGCATCATCATCCTACAATTTCTTTTGA
- the LOC126627177 gene encoding tubulin gamma-1 chain, translated as MPREIITLQVGQCGNQIGMEFWKQLCLEHGISKEGILEDFATQGGDRKDVFFYQADDQHYIPRALLIDLEPRVINGIQNSEYRNLYNHENIFVSDHGGGAGNNWASGYDQGKGVEEAIMDMIDREADGSDSLEGFVLCHSIAGGTGSGMGSYLLETLNDRYSKKLVQTYSVFPNQMETSDVVVQPYNSLLTLKRLTLNADCVVVLDNTALNRIAVERLHLTNPTFAQTNSLVSTVMSASTTTLRYPGYMNNDLVGLLASLIPTPRCHFLMTGYTPLTVERQANVIRKTTVLDVMRRLLQTKNIMVSSYARTKEASQAKYISILNIIQGEVDPTQVHESLQRIRERKLVNFIEWGPASIQVALSRKSPYVQTAHRVSGLMLASHTSIRHLFSKCLSQYSLLRKKQAFLDNYRKFPMFAENDLSEFDESREILESLVDEYKACESPDYIKWGMEDPDQVLTGEGNASGTVDPKLAV; from the exons ATGCCTCGAGAGATCATCACGTTGCAGGTGGGACAATGCGGGAACCAGATCGGAATGGAGTTCTGGAAGCAGCTCTGCCTCGAGCACGGAATCAGCAAGGAAGGCATTCTCGAGGACTTTGCCACTCAG GGAGGTGACCGGAAAGATGTGTTTTTCTACCAAGCTGATGATCAGCATTATATACCACGAGCTTTGTTGATCGATCTGGAGCCCAGAGTGATTAATGGGATTCAAAACAGCGAATATCGAAATCTCTACAATCATGAAAACATCTTTGTTTCAGATCATGGTGGCGGTGCAGGAAATAATTGGGCCAGTGGATACGATCAG GGGAAGGGTGTTGAAGAGGCTATAATGGACATGATTGATAGAGAAGCGGATGGGAGTGATAGTCTTGAAGGATTTGTTCTATGCCATTCAATTGCTGGAGGAACAGGCTCAG GTATGGGTTCCTATCTGTTGGAGACATTGAATGATAGATACAGCAAAAAACTGGTGCAGACATACAGTGTCTTTCCTAACCAGATGGAAACAAGTGATGTGGTGGTCCAGCCGTATAACTCACTTTTGACGCTTAAGCGACTAACGCTTAATGCAGACTGTGTTGTGGTCCTTGACAACACTGCATTGAACAGAATTGCTGTTGAGCGCCTTCATCTAACAAATCCCACCTTTGCCCAAACAAATTCTTTGGTTTCTACTGTAATGTCTGCCAGTACAACCACTCTGAGATATCCAGGGTACATGAACAATGACTTGGTTGGTCTGCTTGCATCTTTAATTCCAACACCAAGATGCCATTTTCTAATGACAGGATATACACCGCTCACAGTTGAGCGCCAG GCTAATGTGATTCGCAAAACCACTGTACTTGATGTTATGAGAAGACTTCTGCAG ACGAAAAATATCATGGTTTCCTCTTATGCTCGAACAAAAGAAGCCAGTCAAGCAAAATACATTTCAATATTAAACATCATCCAAGGAGAAGTGGACCCTACTCAG GTTCATGAAAGTTTGCAGAGGATACGTGAAAGAAAGCTTGTTAACTTTATTGAATGGGGACCCGCAAGCATTCAG GTTGCTTTGTCTAGAAAATCTCCATATGTGCAGACTGCCCATAGG GTCAGTGGTCTTATGCTGGCGAGCCATACTAGTATTCGCCACCTCTTCAGTAAGTGTTTGAGCCAGTACTCATTGTTACGGAAGAAGCAAGCCTTTCTTGACAACTATCGGAAGTTCCCAATGTTTGCT GAGAATGACCTTTCGGAGTTTGACGAATCAAGAGAAATATTGGAGAGTTTGGTTGATGAATATAAGGCTTGTGAGTCCCCAGATTACATCAAATGGGGAATGGAG GATCCAGACCAAGTTCTTACAGGAGAAGGCAATGCATCAGGAACAGTCGACCCAAAATTGGCAGTATGA